The Sesamum indicum cultivar Zhongzhi No. 13 linkage group LG2, S_indicum_v1.0, whole genome shotgun sequence genome contains a region encoding:
- the LOC105155576 gene encoding pumilio homolog 12-like (The sequence of the model RefSeq protein was modified relative to this genomic sequence to represent the inferred CDS: added 43 bases not found in genome assembly): MERKIPEIPYSPAYQTPENFLNPHYQRFLSAENHPQSPLITDLHSSNQAIESAFSRLTLFPDFGSHGQKPSFISRPATLDAVPEVESVPLPMAFGERQQAVFWAQSQSNNGGVNGPFGFFGAHQDIHVDPDAIGFLGRGPYVNGGDHPLKSMKYPQRQDFYSATCDYNDLSFLHGKEPSSRKGNTLFPVLSSAQKSNFYSSTHLYSNQHLHQWQQQFTLENMRGRIVTLAKDQVWSGMLNLKLEEGVSEEEIEMVLPEVMEFLGDLMRNQFGSHFVQKLFVACNENQRTRIIMALTKFPFKLISICLNSYGARAIQKLLEKLITPQQISLVVWALSPGAIALATDPNGQHVIQYCVKQFPGEYNKHLFNEIANNCFKIATNKSGCCVLQSCVENSLGEVREQLINEIIENAVGLAQDPYGNYVVQHLLGMRIQEVTTDLLKQFKGCFAPLSCNKYASNVVEKFLLESGENNSETIIMELLKSRSAPRLLLDPFGNFVIQSALSASKGHTRDALLKLIQVNERLMQSNLYGKKILATLEKRKLQKA; the protein is encoded by the exons ATGGAGAGGAAAATCCCTGAAATCCCCTATTCTCCAGCGTACCAGACGCCTGAAAATTTCTTGAACCCTCATTACCAACGCTTTCTTTCCGCTGAAAACCACCCGCAGAGTCCATTGATCA AAGACTGACCCTGTTCCCCGATTTCGGTTCTCATGGCCAAAAGCCGTCGTTTATCAGTCGTCCGGCAACCCTTGATGCTGTACCGGAGGTTGAATCAGTTCCTTTACCAATGGCTTTTGGAGAAAGACAGCAGGCTGTTTTTTGGGCTCAGTCGCAAAGTAACAATGGTGGAGTCAATGGGCCTTTCGGCTTTTTTGGGGCCCACCAGGATATCCATGTGGACCCGGATGCAATTGGTTTTCTTGGGAGAGGCCCATATGTTAATGGTGGTGATCACCCCCTGAAATCGATGAAGTATCCTCAAAGACAAGATTTTTACAGTGCTACTTGTGATTATAATGACTTGTCTTTCTTGCATGGCAAGGAACCATCTTCAAGAAAAGGCAACACCCTTTTCCCAGTTTTATCCTCGGCCCAGAAAAGCAATTTTTATAGTTCCACTCATTTGTACAGTAACCAGCACTTGCACCAGTGGCAGCAACAGTTTACTCTTGAAAACATGAGGGGAAGAATAGTTACGTTAGCAAAAGATCAAGTGTGGAGTGGTATGCTGAATTTGAAACTTGAAGAGGGGGTGAGTGAGGAAGAAATTGAGATGGTTTTACCGGAGGTGATGGAATTCTTAGGTGATTTGATGAGGAATCAGTTTGGGAGTCATTTTGTTCAGAAGCTTTTTGTGGCATGCAATGAGAATCAGAGGACTAGGATCATTATGGCCCTCACGAAATTTCCATTTAAGCTCATTAGTATTTGTCTCAATTCATATGG GGCTAGAGCAATACAAAAATTGTTGGAGAAGCTAATTACACCTCAACAAATATCGTTGGTCGTTTGGGCTTTAAGCCCTGGTGCTATTGCGTTGGCCACTGACCCCAACGGCCAGCATGTTATACAGTACTGTGTTAAGCAATTCCCCGGGGAATAtaataag CATCTTTTCAACGAGATAGCAAACAACTGCTTTAAAATTGCAACCAACAAAAGTGGATGCTGTGTGCTACAATCATGCGTGGAAAACTCTCTTGGAGAAGTAAGAGAGCAATTGATAAATGAGATAATAGAAAATGCTGTGGGACTAGCTCAAGATCCTTATGG CAACTATGTCGTGCAACACCTACTCGGAATGAGAATACAAGAAGTCACGACAGATCTCCTGAAACAATTCAAAGGGTGTTTTGCGCCTCTCTCCTGCAATAAGTATGCGAGTAATGTGGTGGAAAAATTTCTGTTAGAATCAGGAGAAAATAACTCTGAAACAATTATCATGGAACTGCTGAAAAGTCGTAGTGCCCCAAGGCTTCTTCTTGATCCTTTTGGGAACTTTGTCATTCAGTCTGCATTGTCAGCATCAAAG GGACACACCCGTGATGCTTTGCTTAAGTTGATCCAAGTTAACGAACGGTTGATGCAAAGCAACCTTTATGGGAAGAAGATCCTTGCTACCCTCGAAAAGAGGAAGCTCCAAAAAGCCTAG
- the LOC105155577 gene encoding peamaclein-like produces the protein MKVHFAALLLLTLVLSSSLMDTTMALASYCEEKCGVRCSKAGVKDRCLKYCGICCEECKCVPSGTYGNKHECPCYRDKKNSKGKPKCP, from the exons ATGAAGGTTCACTTTGCAGCACTGCTTCTGCTCACCCTTGTTCTGAGTTCTTCACTCATGGACACCACAATGGCACTTGCAA GTTATTGTGAGGAGAAATGTGGAGTGAGGTGTTCAAAGGCAGGAGTGAAGGACAGATGCCTCAAGTACTGTGGAATCTGCTGTGAGGAGTGCAAATGTGTGCCTTCTGGTACCTATGGGAACAAGCATGAGTGCCCTTGCTACAGGGACAAGAAAAACTCCAAAGGCAAACCTAAATGCCCTTGA
- the LOC105155579 gene encoding uncharacterized protein LOC105155579, producing MATMYCCRECGANLNLHGGHLYPPDFYFEAGNKNTLSFSAVDSSKFRFEKEDKLRPFFETVNYWGIQRKRTKIKCNSCGKLVGYIYDDGPPLTDSNGQLGFGPSQVVPRNPRYRFKNKALAINSQT from the coding sequence ATGGCAACGATGTATTGCTGCAGGGAGTGCGGCGCCAATCTGAACCTCCACGGCGGCCACCTCTATCCGCCGGACTTTTATTTCGAGGCCGGCAACAAAAACACCCTCTCCTTCTCCGCCGTTGATTCCTCCAAGTTCAGGTTCGAGAAAGAAGACAAACTTAGGCCCTTCTTCGAGACTGTCAATTACTGGGGCATTCAGAGGAAACGCACCAAGATCAAGTGTAACAGTTGTGGGAAACTGGTGGGTTATATTTACGACGATGGACCGCCGTTGACTGATAGCAATGGGCAGTTGGGGTTCGGCCCGAGTCAGGTTGTGCCTAGAAACCCTAGGTACAGGTTCAAGAACAAGGCTTTGGCCATTAATTCTCAGACTTGA
- the LOC105155578 gene encoding uncharacterized protein LOC105155578 isoform X1, which yields MVKSLVAPSVTKQQIADYWRQRRMIEEDHFSAAIKAAARIRAQKLSQENDYFQFEASLEDDENMENKNKISVKAASKKDENEERRVGIKDWWTKSRHAYLNEPVMTSVDKTPRKNPARLPQYF from the exons ATGGTTAAGTCTCTAGTTGCACCAAGTGTGACCAAGCAACAAATTGCAGATTATTGGAGGCAGAGGCGCATGATAGAAGAAGATCATTTCTCTGCTGCTATAAAGGCTGCGGCTCGTATCCGGGCTCAGAAACTCTCG CAGGAGAATGATTACTTCCAATTTGAAGCCTCCTTGGAGGATGATGAGAATATGgagaacaagaacaagatcAGTGTCAAAGCAGCTAGCAAAAAAGATGAGAATGAAGAGAGAAGAGTGGGAATAAAGGACTG GTGGACTAAGAGCAGACACGCATACCTAAATGAGCCAGTCATGACATCGGTGGACAAAACTCCGAGGAAGAACCCGGCTCGTCTTCCCCAATACTTCTAG
- the LOC105155578 gene encoding uncharacterized protein LOC105155578 isoform X2 — MVKSLVAPSVTKQQIADYWRQRRMIEEDHFSAAIKAAARIRAQKLSENDYFQFEASLEDDENMENKNKISVKAASKKDENEERRVGIKDWWTKSRHAYLNEPVMTSVDKTPRKNPARLPQYF; from the exons ATGGTTAAGTCTCTAGTTGCACCAAGTGTGACCAAGCAACAAATTGCAGATTATTGGAGGCAGAGGCGCATGATAGAAGAAGATCATTTCTCTGCTGCTATAAAGGCTGCGGCTCGTATCCGGGCTCAGAAACTCTCG GAGAATGATTACTTCCAATTTGAAGCCTCCTTGGAGGATGATGAGAATATGgagaacaagaacaagatcAGTGTCAAAGCAGCTAGCAAAAAAGATGAGAATGAAGAGAGAAGAGTGGGAATAAAGGACTG GTGGACTAAGAGCAGACACGCATACCTAAATGAGCCAGTCATGACATCGGTGGACAAAACTCCGAGGAAGAACCCGGCTCGTCTTCCCCAATACTTCTAG
- the LOC105155578 gene encoding uncharacterized protein LOC105155578 isoform X3: MVKSLVAPSVTKQQIADYWRQRRMIEEDHFSAAIKAAARIRAQKLSQENDYFQFEASLEDDENMENKNKISVKAASKKDENEERRVGIKDWQVEKFPERPKLYSVFQIEMMLSGGLRADTHT; encoded by the exons ATGGTTAAGTCTCTAGTTGCACCAAGTGTGACCAAGCAACAAATTGCAGATTATTGGAGGCAGAGGCGCATGATAGAAGAAGATCATTTCTCTGCTGCTATAAAGGCTGCGGCTCGTATCCGGGCTCAGAAACTCTCG CAGGAGAATGATTACTTCCAATTTGAAGCCTCCTTGGAGGATGATGAGAATATGgagaacaagaacaagatcAGTGTCAAAGCAGCTAGCAAAAAAGATGAGAATGAAGAGAGAAGAGTGGGAATAAAGGACTGGCAAGTAGAAAAATTTCCAgaaagaccaaaattatattcagtTTTTCAAATAGAAATGATGCTATCAG GTGGACTAAGAGCAGACACGCATACCTAA
- the LOC105155580 gene encoding uncharacterized protein LOC105155580, with protein sequence MERKHGFFSALKQEVVRGMSPSRSRRGRSQSPSGSGLLRRRRGSSLGQPELFIARSGSLRPGLETLSPLREGPDPNGPDSGDPRSDRWPQWLCRAPSGSTAGPDYSRSDVRLLLGVLGAPLAPVHVSNNDPLPHLCIKDTPIETSSAQYILQQYLAASGGQKLQNSIQNAYAMGKVKMLASDIETATRVIKSRNSAKAAESGGFVLWQMNPDMWYVELALGSSKVHAGCNGNLVWRHTPWLGAHAAKGPVRPLRRALQGLDPRTTANMFANARCTGEKKINGEDCFILKLCADPHTLKARSEGPAEVIRHVLFGYFSQKTGLLVHLEDSHLTRIQTNGGDAVYWETTINSFLDDYRPVEGIVIAHSGRSVVTLFRFGETAMSHTKTRMEEVWTIEEAAFNVPGLSIDCFIPRAELRFASVSETCELPQEDRLKSAVAAAAAAAYRAKVAPLGRSHDGNVNNIVVKMNI encoded by the exons ATGGAGCGGAAGCATGGGTTTTTCTCGGCTCTGAAGCAGGAAGTGGTTCGCGGCATGTCTCCGAGTCGCTCGAGGAGGGGTCGGAGCCAGTCTCCCTCAGGTTCGGGCCTGCTCCGGCGGAGGAGGGGCAGCAGCTTGGGCCAGCCCGAATTGTTCATAGCGAGATCGGGGAGTTTGAGGCCGGGGTTGGAGACCCTCTCTCCTTTAAGGGAGGGCCCGGATCCGAATGGCCCAGATTCTGGGGACCCGCGGAGCGACAGGTGGCCTCAATGGCTTTGTCGGGCTCCTTCGGGTTCAACTGCCGGCCCGGATTATTCCAGGTCCGATGTGAGACTGCTTCTCGGCGTACTGGGTGCGCCCCTCGCCCCTGTGCACGTTAGCAACAATGACCCTTTGCCTCACCTCTGTATTAAAGACACTCCCATT GAGACCTCGTCGGCCCAGTATATATTGCAGCAGTATTTGGCAGCATCTGGAGGGCAGAAGCTTCAAAACTCAATTCAGAACGCTTACGCAATGGGAAAGGTGAAAATGTTGGCATCTGATATAGAAACGGCAACAAGGGTCATAAAGAGCAGAAATTCGGCAAAAGCAGCTGAGTCGGGGGGATTTGTGCTCTGGCAAATGAATCCAGACATGTGGTATGTGGAGCTTGCACTAGGCAGCAGCAAGGTTCATGCTGGTTGCAATGGAAATCTCGTGTGGCGGCATACCCCCTGGCTTGGTGCGCATGCGGCCAAAGGGCCAGTTAGACCTCTGCGTCGAGCCCTCCAG GGTCTTGACCCGAGGACAACAGCAAACATGTTTGCCAATGCAAGGTGCACGGGAGAGAAGAAGATCAATGGAGAGGATTGCTTCATTCTCAAACTTTGTGCTGATCCTCATACACTGAAAGCCAGGAGCGAAGGACCTGCAGAGGTAATCAGGCATGTTTTATTTGGCTACTTCAGCCAGAAGACAGGGCTACTTGTTCATTTAGAAGACTCCCATTTGACCCGTATCCAGACCAACGGGGGTGATGCTGTATATTGGGAGACTACAATCAATTCATTTCTCGATGATTACAGGCCAGTTGAGGGGATCGTGATTGCTCACTCGGGCCGATCTGTGGTTACCCTTTTCAGGTTTGGTGAAACAGCAATGAGCCACACCAAGACTAGAATGGAAGAAGTATGGACGATTGAGGAAGCAGCATTCAATGTACCTGGTTTGTCCATAGACTGTTTCATACCTCGTGCTGAACTAAGATTTGCTTCCGTTAGCGAAACATGTGAGCTTCCTCAAGAAGATAGGCTAAAATCTGCTGTAGCAGCAGCTGCAGCCGCAGCTTATAGAGCCAAGGTTGCCCCGCTGGGCAGATCCCATGACGGCAATGTTAACAATATTGTAGTGAAAATGAACATATAA